CATTTAGCTACTGCGCACTAACTATCTGGCACCGATTAAAGGAACACTCCGCTTTGCCGACACAAAGAAGTTCTCTTTTTTCGGTTTCTGACCGGGAGGGCCATATTTTTTATGAATCTCTGCCAGTTCTTCCTGACTTAAGGTGTACTCTTTTAAATTTTCGGGGCTAGCATAACCGTTAAACTCGTTACCGCCGACTTGATAAGGTAGTAAACAATTATCACCATTAATCTTGAGGTTACGCATAATCACCTCACCTCACTTCAGCCACACGGAATATCCGCTCCGCATCCTCTGGGGAACGGGCTACACCAGCATAGGCCCCCATCTGACGCATACGTTTTAGGAAATTCTCTTGTTCCTGACGGAGGCGACCGGTCGCTGATTTCACCTCGACGAATACGGCCTTACCATTCTCGGTAACTCCAAACAAATCAGAGAAACCAACCGGCAGACCTGTTTTTAATCGACGCGGATT
This genomic interval from Desulforamulus reducens MI-1 contains the following:
- a CDS encoding VRR-NUC domain-containing protein, which produces MKESDIQNQIRICVSQQGLGILFRANVGEGWTGEKIVKNLDGSITIHNPRRLKTGLPVGFSDLFGVTENGKAVFVEVKSATGRLRQEQENFLKRMRQMGAYAGVARSPEDAERIFRVAEVR